Within the Canis lupus familiaris isolate Mischka breed German Shepherd chromosome 26, alternate assembly UU_Cfam_GSD_1.0, whole genome shotgun sequence genome, the region GACGTAAAACGTTCGCCTAGGTCTGACATAATCATAGTCATCATTTTTCAGCGTCTGACCTGATTTCACGAATACTATAATAACATATGGAAAGGTAGTTTTAAAGATACAGCGGGGTGCTTCGGAGCCGTCGGGAAGCCAGGCCGGAGACAGGATCCCGGCGCCTGCGGTCGCTCGGCTGTGCCGTCGGAGAAAGCCCGCgggtgcagggcagggcaggaggcacGGGCCCAGGGCCCCACCTTGCAGCCGGGGGGCTCGGGTGGCATCGCTGCACGGGTTAGTCATTGCCCAAGGCCACTGGTGGGCAGATGCTCTGGTGGGCTCAGGGGCTGCCCCTTGGctgggggggcacagggaggggcagctCCGAGGAGCACCTGGAAGGGGTGCCCAGGGCAGCCAGCCCAGCCCCGCTGCCCGGGAGGAGGCAGGTGCGGCCCCAGGACAGCAGGGCGCACCTACTGCCTTCCCTGGACCCTGGGTCTGTCACATCCCGCTCGCTTCACCCAGCACAGGGCTACCGGGGGTGGCAGGCCCCGTTCCTGGGAAGCCTACGAGAGGGAGGCCAAGGGAACAAAGAATGACACAAGCCGCTGCAGCTGATGCCAGCGCCGCGGTGGCACCACCCGTGGCCGCCCGCGCAGCTGCGCCGCTGATGGGGCAAGTCCGGCCTTCCCTGGAAGGGTACTGCGCCCCTGACCGGTCACGCCCTGGTCCTTGCACAGCTGCCGGGGCACAGGCCTGCGACCGACAAAAGGCGTCCCGTGATCACGGGAATCCCAAATATATCGTCCCCTCCTCATTCTCTTTCAGAAGCCCGCGAAGAGACGTGAACTTTTAAGGATTAGAATAATCACATATCTGACAGCAATGTGGGCGCTCATATACATCTGagtgtttttattgtttcattttattttactttgtttgagagagagagggagcgagcagagggagggggagagagaaatgaaacgTGACCGCATCGTGCACCTGGTCGCTTGAAAAAATTCTTCATTGATCCGTGCTAACCGACTCTGACGTACGATGGGATTAAACGTGGGTGATTCACCCTATTTATacagtagaaaattttaaaatttttctttaaagcttcCAACGTCGTGTATTAGAAGCTTGAATTTCAGAGGAGATGCTTGTGCAGAtaccacaaaatttaaaaagaaattttctgcatttttttccccctagctcAGAGGCTGGTCGTATACTTGCAGCACGGCCTGTTCACATCTGCCAGCAGCTGGATTTCAAATCTCCCTAACAACAGCCTGGGCTTCATTCTGGCAGATGCCGGTTATGACGTGTGGatggggaacagcagagggacgACCTGGTCCCGGAAACACACGTACCTAAACACCAATTCCAAAGAATTCTGGGCCTTCAGGTACAAATGATATCAGTAATGCTTTTCACCTTGTAAGTGTGTGAAATATTGCATTTtgctttcaaatgaaataaagtagaatAGAAGTGTCTTCTCTCCATCAGGTCTTTTCACGGACCATCACAGACTTATGCAAGTGTTGGCTTGAAAATTAGAGTACTTGTGTGATTTTAGGGCGTTTCTCATTTTTCAGCAGTAACTTTTATTGGCATTAATCATTTTGTTGGCCCTCCCCAACTGTTTTCTTTCACCCCATAAcctataaatatatgtttatctCCCTGCACGTAGAATAAACAGCCTCTTTATAAGACTACCTTGGaggcattttctttccttgactcTGTTCTCCCAGAGGTCTTTATTCAGTAGGTACATTAATGCAcaagaggggtggagggaagggccGAGGGAGAGGACGGATCTCAGCGGACCCCACGGCCAGTGCAGACCTGacgggggctcgatcccaggaccctgagctgccGGCCTGAGTGGCTAtcaggagttcaagcccagcTGGCTGAGCCCCAGCGCCACCTATTCTTCCCTCCCCAGGTCATGACCCTCAGGTGTTAGCATCGCATCAGTGGCAAGGGGATTccaatttccctttttctgttgTAGTTTTGACGAGATGGCAAAATACGACCTGCCGGCCTCGATCAACTTCATCGTGCGGCACACGGGACAGGAGGGAATCTTTTATGTAGGCCACTCCCAGGGCACCAGCATCGGTAGGCCCCGGGGGACTGTCGTCGCGCTGCGTGGGGAGCTCCAGAGagttccctttctgatatttcccactcattttttctcctttcccctttattccctttcagtattttttatacaatggaatattcctcagccattacaaacgacaaatacccaccatttgcctcgacgTGGATGGtactagagggtatgatgctgagtgaaataagtcaatcggagaaggacaaacattatatggtctcattcatttggggaatataaaaaataggcaTTGTTTTTAATACTAATCATCAGCATCATGTTGTGATCAATGTGCATGTCTCAGGCTGGGCGATCGGCACTTGTTTGATAAGGGAATTAAGAAATGAATGAGTCAATGAATTGGTCGGAGCATACCGAATGCGCTCTTAATTGCCATGATGTCGTGTCTTACGTGCCAGTGATTGCCTAAGAATCGTTcatttctgtcttattttctttcagctttcatAACATTTTCTACAATTCCAAAGATCGCTGGAAGAATCAAAGTCTTTTTTGCCTTAGCTCcagttttttctattaaaaactcAAACAGCCCTTTAATTAAAATGGCATACAGGTGGAGGTCATTGATAAAGGTATGTTACTCCTTTCCTTCTCATAGTTGATAATCCAGAGTGACAATAATTTTgtcctttcaaaataaaaggtcTTGACTATATTcacatgaatttaattttttggtttcattgacactggattctttgtttttacaaAGGAATAGTAGGATAGTACTCATAATACCTTTGGACATCTCATTGTGAAGGAAAATCCAATAGTCAACTTATCTCTATCTCCTGCTTTCAAGTTTTGTCCTtaatttaaatggtttttaaaagattttatggaattatttatttgagagagagagagagagagagcatacgaCTGAACAGGaaggtggggacagggagagggacaagcagactgcactgagcccAGGGCCCGGCCTGGGTCtcgatctcccaaccctgagatcatgacctgagccagaatcaagagtcaaccacctaaatgactgagccacaccCAGGAACCTCcctaatttaaatgttttaaactaaTGGGAGACAGTGCAtttgattataaatataatgACTTCATCACGCCATTTCTTgattaattatttcttaattaattatTCCAAATATGAATAGAGTGAATCTGTTTTGCAGACTTTTTTTGGCAGCAAAGACTTCCTCCCTAATACCTCATTTAAAAGATTTGTTGGTTCAAAGCTGTGTCCGCTGAAGATTATTGGTAAGATTTGCCGTGATATCTTGTTTATGATGTATGGATGTGACCTGGAGAACTTAAATATGGTGAGAACAAGTtgaatttgaaatgtatttcgtcaaaaaaaaatgaaatgtattttgtcAATTATTAGAAAGCAACTCTTAATAGTACTTACTTCATGCCCGGTGtgtcatttttatgatttatccACATACACTAATAGATTCTTAGCCTTTCTGCTTTTGTGACTAGACCAACACCCTGAACCTAATCAGAATTAGCATTCTGGGATTATTTTGTGTTCACACCTGTCTTTTCTCTGTAGAGGACAGAGAGAGGTGCTATGATGGGTATCTTTATTGGCCGTTCCTATTGGGTGTTAGTTTCCCAAAGTTTCTTATATGTAAGTTGTCCTGCCCTTATATGCTGCTTCCTAATACTCGTACCTTTTCTTGTTGACCCTTTTGTAATCAACATTAGTGCCTGCTGGTTATCTTACACGCTTCCAGCGTTCATCAAGATTCCTGGAGTGGGAGACTGTTAGGTACTCAGGCTACTATTCCCAAGGCCATACGGGCTGCCTGTGCTTAGATGCCGTTACAGGTGCAGGCATTCATTCTAAGACTTGTTCAgcacattaaattaaaaaccCAGATTTAGCAGAAGCAGCTGTGGCGTTTAGACTCCAGGTTGGCTCCTGCACCTGTACCATTTAATGATTTCTCAGCGAGAaccaatttattcattcaaagaaagagaagttgTCAAGATGTCCGTTCTTACCAACTTAGTCCACAggttcagtgcaatcccaatcaaaatcccagcaagctaGTTTAAGGATATTGACAGATGACTTCTAAAGTTTATAGAGAGAAGCAAAACCCAGAGTGACCGACACAGTATTGAAGGGaaagagcaaagttggaggactgataCTATTGACCTCAAGACTTATTACTAAAACTCACAGTGTGGGGTTCgtgaaagaagaaacaaggagatcaatggaacagaacagagagcccagatcTAGGGCCCCATAAATATCATCAACAGATCCTCAACACAGGACAAAAGGCAGTGCAGTAGAAAAACCATAGCGTCTACAACAAACAGTATCAggacaactggacatccacatgcaaaaaaatgaaccCAGACACAAACCTTATTCCTATActtcacaaaattaactcaaatttggatcatagacctaaagaTGAAATGTGAGACTAGAAAGCTCCAAGAAGATGACATAGGACAAAATCTAGATGAGCTTGGGCTGGGCAGTTACCACCAGGgcggtacatttgttacaactgatgaacctacatcgACACATCATGAGTACCCCAAATCCGTAGTTTACAGTATGGTTGCTCTGGGTTTccacattctatgggttttatttttttatttttttttcattctatggGTTTtagcaaatgtataatgacatgtatctactATTACAGTGTCACATAGgaagtttcactgccctaaaaatcctttgtgcttcacctattcatccctctccCACTCAACTCCTGGCAACACCACTGTCTCcccatttttgccttttccagaatgtcatatagttggaattatacagtgTGTAGCCCTTTCGGATGGCCTTCTTCCACTTAGTAGCAAAGATTTAaggttcctctgtgtctttccatggctgggtggctcatttaCTTCCAGTGCTGAAAAATATTCAATTGTCTGGATGTACCTCTGTTTACCTATCCACTCACTAAAAGGACATTTGGGTTCAAGTTTTGACAATTAGGAATAAAGCGCTATAAACCTCCACGTGCagattttgtgtgaacataagtttttgaCTTGTTTGGCTAAATACTAAGGCgcgtgattgctggattgtatgctATGGATACACTTTATTTTATGAGACCACCCCAccgtcttccaaagtggttgctcTATTTTGCATCACCAGCGGCGGTGAATGATGTCTCTACCTCCTCACCAGCATGTGGTGCCATCAGTGTTTTGGACTTTTGTCATTTTCATACGTACGTAGCAGTGTCTCATTGCTCTTTTAagttgcatttccttgatgacataTAACGCGGAGCATCTTCCCGTGGTCATCTGCTACCTAAATATCCACTCAGTGAAGCATCTAAGTCTtaagcccattttaaaatcaggtcgTTTGTGTTCTCATTGTTGAGTTTGAAGAGTTCTTTGTACGTTTTGGGTAACAGTCCTTCCTAGGTAtgtctttggcaaatattttcttccagtctgtggcctatcttctaattctcttgataTTGTGTTTTGTAAAGTGGACGATGTTAACTTTAATCAAGTCCAGCTTGTCagttacttctttctttaaactattttatttaaattcaatttgccaacaaaatacaacacccagtgctcatctcatcatgtgccctccttattgcctgtcacccagttaccccatccccttacccctctccccttctgcaaccctttgtcaGTTACTTCTTTCTTAGATTGTCCCTTTGATGTTTTATTGAAAAAGTCATCACAAGACCCAAAGCCAACTAGAttgtcttctaggagtttcatagtTTTGAGATTGACATTTAGGTCTGtgttccattttgagttaagtcTTGTGAAGGGTGTGAGGTATGTATCtcgattctttttgtttgtttgttttttattttccctattgcATATGGTCAGCTAGTTGTTCCgacaccgtttattgaagagactattgtTTCTCTGTTGTATTGCCCTTTCTCTGTTGTCAAAGATCTGTTGACTATATTTGGGGGGGTCTATTTTGGGGCACTCTGTTCCATTCTGTGGAtctatttgtctcttctttcaccaataccacagtCCTGATCACTGTAGGTTCATAGCACATCTTCAAGTTGTGTCAGGCCGCAACGTTGTCCTTCCCTTCCCATATTGTGTTGGCTGCTCTGggtcttctgcctctctgtcctaGAAGCAGTTTGTTGATATCCTTAAGATAACTtgctgatattttgataggaTAACATTGACATTGTATGTCTTGTTCACTGAGGGAGGCTCCCAGGGACCTTGTAGGCAATAGGAACCTAGATGACGGATGGACGTGAAGGCTGTTGTGTTGCTGATGGCTTCTCTGAGAGTGTGTAGAACTTCGGACCCCAGTTAATCATGGagagggtttctttttaaatctcctaACTGCCCTtgggaggccctgggctgattTTGAGCTAATCTCAAAATGAAACTTCAGATCTTCAGCAATTGACAAATAACTTGAAGGAAAAACTGAATTCAGTCCTTTGCTTTTTtgagtggttctttttttcccccatttttcctagtattttctttctatcttttcagtTCTTCAGTGCCTTCAAAaggagtgcatgtgtgtgtgtgtgtgtgtctgtgtgtcctaAGAGTCTTGATTGATTTCTGTATGGAATGACAATTACATAACCTAGAAATCCAAAAATAGCTTCTACATTAATACAAAAATTACACATTCAATGagtgtatttatttgtatatacaaataaatgtatttgattaaaataaaattttatctctttttattgatactatttatttaaaaaagaattttacattttattgaaattacTTAGTATAGTAAATGTTGAACATCATGCTTCCTCTGGTTGGgctaagtataaaaataattttttcacccCTCAGAGTCGTATGGATGTGTATATGTCACAAAACCCAGCAGGGACATCTATTCAAAATATGGTACACTGGAGTCAGGTAAAACTTTTCAAGTACATTttagtatgattttatttatactaCTTATGGTTTATGCCATCATTCTAGGAGTTATGCCATTGCCATAGGATGATAAATTtaggataaaatgaaatgattgtgggtatccctgggtagctcagtggtttagcacctacctttggcccagggcgtggtcctgggttCATGGGATCgggtcctgtgttgggctccctgcatggagcctgcttctccctctgcctgtgtctctgactctctctctctctctctctctctgtctatcatgaatacataaattttaaaaaatctttaaaaaaatgaaatgattgcaTAATTGTATAATTATGTTAATATCATAATCTATTAGGTCCTCTAACCCTAAGCAATGATCAGAGCAACatagttattttctgttttacaaatgagaaaatgttaattCAGAATAGTAGACTAGGAATCATCAAGGCCATGTTCATCGTTTGACTTGGCCGAAGACTCAgagctatttcttttaaaaaaacatctaaGACTAGAACACAGGTGTCCCAGTGCCTCGCCTCTCATTAGACTACACTTTCTCCTCTGTTAAGTTATGAGCTCCATGAGGACCATGAGCAAGTTTTATTCACTTTTGTACTTGGCCAAGAGTTCTGCGCAAAGAACGTTTGTTGAATGATATtgatgatgaaaaaaatccaatgtGAATATCATCTTAATGTTGTGAGCCAGGATAATACCCTAGAAAGAACAGTATACTTCAGATCAAAATATCAGACACTGAATCCTTTCTCTGAACCTCATTGGCaagctcatttaatctttacgaagtcaatttccttaattttaaaaatggagttaaCAATAATGCtctaacaaaaatattatgagaGTTCAATAGGGTGATGATTTTGAGTATTATTTAAacttaataaatacttagaaatttaaAGTACCACTGAGATATGCTTTAAGgactttctcatttaaaaatgtttaaatctccTAGGTGATTGTTtgagataaataattaaaaatctttaacttaTCTTTAGATTTAGGTCATTCCTGACAATATCTAGGCCAGGAAAATCTAAGTAATGTTTGCATTTATTCATCCacttaaacaatatttattgaacacctactaggTGCCCTGTACTATTCTATGCTCagggtatatatatgtgtactaaataaatattcctatCCTCCttaagcttacattctagtagcAGATACACAGATAGTAAACAATAaacatagcaaataaataaatcattaaaacttTAGAAGAGGATAGAAGCTATGGAAAAGCAAGATACAGAGATTTGGGATATTGGGTAGTGGGTTGTgtttttggatttcatttttatttattcatgagagatacacagagagaggcagagacacaggcagagggagaagcaggctccacgtagggagcccgatctgatgtgggactcaatcccagggccccggggtcatgatctgagctgaagcagacactcaaccactgagccacccaggagccccataggCAGGCTCTAAGATACAGGCCAACGATGGAATTCCA harbors:
- the LIPJ gene encoding lipase member J isoform X1; its protein translation is MIDYFEDTYVKHLKSTRTERSHVSFLFRVMSLVFLLGTTQAVFRSGNPEVNMNISQIISYWGYPDEVYDIVTEDGYVLGLYRIPYGKTNNDNSTQRLVVYLQHGLFTSASSWISNLPNNSLGFILADAGYDVWMGNSRGTTWSRKHTYLNTNSKEFWAFSFDEMAKYDLPASINFIVRHTGQEGIFYVGHSQGTSIAFITFSTIPKIAGRIKVFFALAPVFSIKNSNSPLIKMAYRWRSLIKTFFGSKDFLPNTSFKRFVGSKLCPLKIIGKICRDILFMMYGCDLENLNMSRMDVYMSQNPAGTSIQNMVHWSQLFNSSHLRAFDWGSPALNLVHFNQATPPFYNVTDMNVSTATWNGGNDLVADPEDVENLLSEITHHIYHKTISYYNHIDFLFGLDVYQQVYHEIVDIIRGSL